A genomic window from Terriglobia bacterium includes:
- the dnaJ gene encoding molecular chaperone DnaJ, translating to MPKGVQRDLYEVLGVGRTAAVDEIKSAYRKAALKWHPDRNPDKKQEAEERFREATEAYSVLSDAHKRDLYDRYGHAGLAGVSGETDFSNTIYQDFHDIFGDFFGFEDFFSTGRRGRGRVQRGADLRYDMSLTFEEAAAGVNTKIKVPRLEFCEVCNGTGAKAGTGVVACQTCGGRGQVVHQQGMFMISRTCPACHGAGQIVRERCPDCRGQGRIERERTIELRVPPGVDSGTRLRVTGEGEPGPSGGPAGDLYVVLEVKEHKFFERRGADLYCTIPVSIAQAAMGTELVVPGLSGNEKLKIPEGTQSGTVFRLKGKGLPDPHGGGKGDLYYHVRVITPTKLTREQRKLLEQLGATLNLENQPAERNSSMFEKMKDIFG from the coding sequence ATGCCCAAGGGAGTGCAACGGGATCTGTACGAGGTGCTGGGCGTGGGGCGCACCGCGGCGGTGGACGAGATCAAGTCGGCGTACCGCAAAGCGGCGCTGAAGTGGCACCCGGACCGCAACCCGGACAAGAAACAGGAAGCCGAAGAACGCTTCCGCGAGGCGACCGAGGCCTACAGCGTGTTGAGCGACGCGCACAAGCGCGATCTCTACGACCGCTACGGTCACGCGGGGCTTGCCGGGGTGAGCGGGGAGACGGACTTCAGCAACACGATCTATCAGGATTTCCACGACATCTTCGGGGACTTTTTCGGGTTCGAGGATTTTTTCTCGACGGGGCGGCGCGGGCGGGGACGGGTGCAGCGCGGAGCGGATCTGCGCTACGACATGTCGCTGACGTTTGAAGAAGCGGCTGCCGGGGTGAACACCAAGATCAAAGTGCCGCGGCTGGAGTTCTGCGAGGTGTGCAACGGCACGGGCGCGAAGGCGGGCACGGGCGTGGTGGCGTGCCAGACGTGCGGCGGGCGCGGGCAGGTGGTGCACCAGCAGGGCATGTTCATGATTTCGCGGACGTGCCCGGCGTGCCACGGAGCGGGGCAGATCGTGCGCGAGCGCTGCCCGGACTGCCGGGGGCAGGGGCGCATCGAGCGCGAGCGGACGATCGAACTGCGCGTGCCGCCCGGGGTGGACAGCGGGACGCGGCTGCGGGTGACCGGAGAAGGCGAGCCGGGGCCGAGCGGGGGTCCGGCAGGCGACCTGTACGTGGTGCTGGAAGTGAAGGAGCACAAGTTCTTTGAACGGCGCGGGGCGGATCTCTACTGCACGATTCCGGTGAGCATCGCGCAGGCGGCGATGGGCACGGAGTTGGTCGTGCCGGGGCTCAGCGGAAACGAAAAGCTGAAAATTCCGGAGGGCACGCAGAGCGGGACAGTGTTTCGTCTGAAAGGGAAGGGCCTGCCGGACCCCCACGGCGGGGGCAAGGGCGACCTCTACTATCACGTGCGCGTGATTACGCCGACGAAGCTGACGCGGGAACAGCGGAAGCTGCTGGAGCAGCTGGGGGCGACGCTGAATCTGGAGAACCAGCCGGCGGAACGCAACTCCTCGATGTTCGAGAAGATGAAGGATATTTTCGGGTAG
- the grpE gene encoding nucleotide exchange factor GrpE — MSEKGGKRNVDKSGAEELEQSSEARAVAADSARIDADVSKLAADLDELRQMLQRRQADFDNYRKRIEKERSEDARRTTARVIEGIIPILDGFEQALAAHKEPAYEGYRKGFELIYKQLLENLGKLGVERVDPAGTPFDPHAHQAMDRTETSEHAEGTILQVFQPGYVFHGRVLRPALVRVAVHADPASKDQVN; from the coding sequence GTGTCTGAAAAGGGCGGTAAGAGAAATGTGGACAAGAGCGGGGCCGAGGAGCTGGAACAGTCCTCGGAAGCCCGGGCAGTGGCCGCGGATTCGGCGCGCATCGATGCCGACGTGAGCAAGCTGGCTGCTGACCTGGACGAGCTGCGGCAAATGCTGCAGCGGCGGCAGGCGGATTTCGACAACTACCGCAAGCGGATCGAGAAGGAGCGCAGCGAGGACGCGCGGCGCACCACGGCGCGGGTCATTGAAGGGATCATCCCCATCCTGGACGGCTTCGAGCAGGCGCTGGCGGCGCACAAGGAGCCGGCGTATGAGGGCTACCGCAAGGGCTTTGAGCTGATCTACAAGCAGCTTCTGGAGAACCTGGGCAAACTGGGAGTGGAGCGCGTCGATCCGGCCGGCACGCCGTTCGATCCGCACGCGCACCAGGCGATGGACCGCACCGAGACTTCGGAGCACGCAGAGGGAACGATCCTGCAGGTGTTTCAGCCGGGCTACGTGTTTCATGGGCGGGTGCTGCGGCCGGCGCTGGTGCGTGTAGCGGTGCACGCGGATCCGGCATCCAAAGACCAGGTCAACTAG
- the hrcA gene encoding heat-inducible transcriptional repressor HrcA — translation MRNPALHERRNRQILADIVRTYIETGEPVSSRAISKRFEEALSTATIRNIMADLEDAGLLYQPHTSAGRVPTASAYRFFAQEIALQATLTVADRDWIHRELAGAGTAAEITERAGHVLAEVSNGLGIIISPPLGKTVLEHARMWLLPDGRVVVVLISPGGITRDKILRTQRPFTQAELDATSEFLNRHYSGWTLEAIRGDLLQKVAGDREQYDSIFRSALTLCDPVMLGDEPSRQVHVEGAAQIVSSTEFTDQAQLRELLAAIEEKHRLISVLNACIDTPEPVHVQIGVKEISQSGENLALISAPYLRNDEVQGSLGVIGPTRMHYERAVTAVAYVAQLFSEALDKI, via the coding sequence ATGCGCAATCCAGCTCTCCACGAACGACGTAACCGGCAGATTCTGGCGGATATCGTCCGGACGTACATCGAAACGGGCGAGCCGGTATCGTCGCGCGCCATTTCCAAGCGCTTCGAAGAGGCGCTGAGCACCGCCACGATTCGCAACATTATGGCCGATCTGGAAGACGCGGGGCTGCTCTACCAGCCGCACACGTCGGCGGGGCGGGTGCCGACGGCGTCGGCGTACCGGTTTTTTGCGCAGGAGATCGCGCTGCAGGCCACGCTGACCGTAGCGGACCGCGACTGGATCCACCGCGAGCTGGCCGGGGCGGGCACAGCGGCGGAGATCACGGAACGTGCGGGGCACGTGCTGGCGGAAGTGTCCAACGGGCTGGGGATCATCATCTCGCCGCCGCTGGGGAAGACCGTTCTGGAGCACGCGCGGATGTGGCTGCTGCCGGACGGGCGCGTGGTGGTGGTACTGATCTCGCCGGGGGGAATTACGCGGGACAAAATCCTGCGGACGCAGCGCCCCTTCACGCAGGCGGAGCTGGATGCGACCTCGGAGTTTCTGAACCGGCACTATTCGGGGTGGACGCTGGAGGCGATCCGCGGGGACCTGCTGCAGAAGGTGGCGGGGGACCGCGAACAGTACGACAGCATCTTCCGCAGCGCGCTGACGCTGTGCGACCCGGTGATGCTGGGGGACGAACCTTCGCGGCAGGTGCACGTGGAGGGAGCGGCGCAGATCGTGTCCTCGACGGAATTTACCGACCAGGCGCAACTGCGCGAGCTACTGGCGGCGATCGAGGAGAAGCACCGGCTGATCAGCGTGCTGAACGCCTGCATCGACACGCCCGAGCCGGTGCACGTGCAGATCGGGGTGAAGGAGATTTCGCAGTCCGGCGAGAACCTGGCGCTGATCAGCGCGCCGTATCTGCGCAACGACGAAGTACAGGGCTCGCTGGGAGTGATCGGGCCGACGCGGATGCACTACGAGCGGGCGGTGACGGCGGTGGCCTACGTGGCGCAGCTGTTTAGCGAAGCCCTGGACAAGATCTGA
- a CDS encoding aldehyde dehydrogenase family protein, with amino-acid sequence MATAGAPRVHKNFIDGEWVDARGGKAYENRNPANTDELVGMFPSSTEEDVNAAVDAAKEAYKKWRLVPAPKRAEMLFRAAELLVQRKEQYSKDMTREMGKVLAETRGDVQEAIDMTYYMAGEGRRLFGQTTPSELPNKFAMSLRQPIGVCGLITPWNFPMAIPSWKMMPALICGNTVVLKPGEDTPLSSYHLLETLTEAGVPRGVVNLVSGDGPNAGAPLTKHADVPVISFTGSCATGRRIAEACAPEFKHYSLEMGGKNIIIVMDDANLDLAVDGAIWGGFGTTGQRCTAASRVAVHKAVYPEFMERFVERAKALKAGNGLESGTDMGPCINERQLKKVMEYVEIGKNEGAKLLTGGKRLEGGAYAKGWFHEATIFGDCHPQMRIAQEEIFGPVVSVMPIGSLDEALEVANGVIYGLSASIYTRNVNRAFTATRDLYTGIVYINAPTIGAETHLPFGGTKQTGNGHREAAIAAIDFFTEWKTVYVDYSDRLQRAQIDNA; translated from the coding sequence ATGGCTACGGCAGGTGCGCCCAGGGTTCATAAAAATTTCATCGACGGGGAGTGGGTGGATGCGCGGGGCGGGAAAGCGTACGAAAACCGCAACCCGGCCAACACGGATGAACTGGTGGGGATGTTTCCATCCTCGACGGAAGAGGATGTGAACGCGGCGGTGGACGCGGCGAAGGAAGCGTACAAGAAGTGGCGGCTGGTGCCGGCGCCGAAGCGCGCGGAAATGCTGTTCCGCGCGGCGGAACTGCTGGTGCAGCGCAAGGAACAGTATTCGAAGGATATGACGCGGGAGATGGGCAAGGTCCTGGCGGAGACGCGCGGCGACGTCCAGGAAGCGATCGATATGACGTATTACATGGCGGGGGAGGGGAGGCGGCTGTTCGGGCAGACGACGCCATCGGAGCTGCCGAATAAATTTGCGATGAGCCTGCGGCAGCCGATCGGGGTGTGCGGGTTGATCACGCCGTGGAATTTTCCGATGGCCATCCCGTCGTGGAAGATGATGCCGGCGCTGATCTGCGGGAACACCGTGGTGCTGAAGCCGGGAGAGGATACGCCGCTGTCGTCATATCACCTGCTGGAGACGCTGACGGAAGCGGGGGTGCCGCGGGGGGTGGTGAACCTGGTGAGCGGAGACGGGCCGAATGCCGGGGCGCCGCTGACGAAACACGCCGACGTGCCGGTGATCAGCTTTACGGGGTCGTGCGCGACGGGGCGGCGGATCGCGGAAGCGTGCGCGCCGGAGTTCAAGCACTACAGCCTGGAGATGGGCGGGAAGAACATCATCATCGTGATGGACGACGCCAACCTGGACCTGGCAGTGGACGGAGCGATCTGGGGCGGGTTCGGGACGACGGGGCAGCGCTGCACGGCGGCGAGCCGCGTGGCGGTGCACAAGGCGGTGTACCCGGAGTTCATGGAGCGGTTTGTGGAGCGGGCCAAGGCCTTGAAGGCGGGCAACGGGCTGGAAAGCGGCACGGACATGGGGCCGTGCATCAACGAGCGGCAACTGAAGAAGGTGATGGAGTATGTGGAGATCGGGAAGAACGAAGGAGCCAAGCTGCTGACCGGCGGGAAGCGGCTGGAAGGCGGAGCGTATGCCAAGGGCTGGTTCCACGAAGCGACGATCTTCGGGGACTGCCACCCGCAGATGCGCATCGCGCAGGAAGAGATCTTCGGGCCGGTGGTGTCGGTGATGCCGATCGGGAGCCTGGACGAGGCGCTGGAGGTGGCCAATGGCGTGATCTATGGGCTGTCGGCGTCGATCTACACGCGCAACGTCAACCGGGCGTTTACCGCGACGCGGGATCTCTACACCGGAATCGTGTATATCAACGCACCGACGATCGGTGCGGAGACGCACCTGCCGTTCGGGGGCACGAAGCAGACCGGCAACGGGCACCGCGAGGCAGCGATTGCGGCGATCGACTTCTTTACGGAGTGGAAGACGGTGTACGTGGATTACTCGGACCGGCTGCAGCGGGCGCAGATCGATAACGCCTGA
- a CDS encoding DEAD/DEAH box helicase codes for MLSFTDLQISDYTKERLTAARFVTPTPVQDATIPQALAGKDVLATAQTGTGKTLAFLIPVMENLLKHNTPGIAALVLVPTRELAMQVVEQFNALRGKQLSPAALVVGGLSEGDQLRTLRNGARLVVATPGRLEDYIDRGLIHFRGLKILVLDEADRMLDMGFIPAIRRIASILPTERQTMCFSATLEASVVHLVKDYMKSPVRLAFGSTLKPSENVRIQAFEVSVDRKPELLQRLLAKETGRCLVFARTKRGADRIARRLNSDGFTATMIHGDRSQSQRTAALAGFQKGRFRVLVATDLASRGIHVQDIVHVINYDLPAIAEDFIHRVGRTGRNGGHGVASTLFAREQRSEIFQLERTLGIKMERLQAEHSDSSRSFSQDRAPLAVDRSAVTHNADRSAVTHVSDSAPRPNRSTMVRLPGEVLQIQMEN; via the coding sequence ATGCTAAGTTTTACAGATCTACAGATTTCCGATTACACCAAGGAGCGCCTCACCGCGGCTCGCTTTGTCACTCCCACGCCCGTGCAGGATGCCACCATCCCGCAGGCTCTGGCCGGCAAAGACGTTCTCGCCACCGCTCAGACCGGCACCGGCAAAACGCTGGCCTTTCTGATTCCGGTGATGGAAAACCTCCTGAAACACAACACCCCGGGCATCGCCGCTCTGGTCCTCGTGCCCACGCGCGAGCTGGCCATGCAGGTTGTCGAGCAGTTCAACGCCCTGCGCGGCAAGCAGCTTTCCCCCGCAGCTCTGGTCGTCGGCGGCCTTTCCGAAGGAGACCAGCTCCGCACATTGCGCAACGGCGCGCGCCTGGTCGTGGCCACCCCCGGCCGTCTGGAAGATTACATCGACCGCGGCCTCATCCATTTCCGCGGCCTCAAGATTCTCGTCCTCGACGAAGCCGACCGCATGCTGGACATGGGCTTTATCCCGGCGATTCGCCGCATCGCCTCCATCCTGCCCACGGAACGCCAGACCATGTGCTTCTCCGCGACCCTGGAAGCCTCCGTCGTCCATCTCGTCAAGGACTACATGAAGAGCCCGGTGCGCCTGGCCTTCGGTTCCACCCTCAAGCCCTCGGAAAACGTGCGCATCCAGGCCTTTGAAGTTTCCGTGGACCGCAAGCCCGAGCTCCTGCAGCGCCTGCTGGCCAAGGAAACCGGCCGCTGCCTGGTCTTCGCCCGCACCAAGCGCGGCGCGGACCGCATCGCCAGGCGCCTCAACAGCGATGGCTTCACCGCCACCATGATTCACGGCGACCGCTCGCAGTCCCAGCGCACCGCCGCCCTGGCCGGATTCCAGAAGGGCCGCTTCCGCGTCCTCGTCGCCACCGACTTGGCTTCTCGCGGCATTCACGTCCAGGACATCGTGCACGTCATCAATTACGACCTGCCCGCCATCGCCGAGGACTTCATCCACCGCGTCGGCCGCACCGGCCGTAACGGCGGCCACGGCGTCGCTTCCACCCTCTTCGCCCGCGAACAACGCTCCGAAATCTTCCAGCTCGAGCGCACTCTCGGCATCAAAATGGAGCGCCTCCAGGCGGAACACTCGGACAGCTCCCGCTCTTTCAGCCAGGATCGCGCGCCGCTCGCCGTTGACCGCTCTGCGGTCACACATAATGCTGACCGCTCCGCGGTCACCCATGTCAGCGACTCCGCTCCCCGGCCCAATCGCTCCACCATGGTCCGGCTCCCCGGCGAAGTCCTGCAAATCCAGATGGAGAATTAA